The Desulfovibrio piger DNA segment TTTGCACCCGGATGTTTTTTGACGGGGCCTGTTTACAGGGTCGCGCCGAGGGCGGCGAGGCACGAGACCCCGGCCAGCAGGACGGCCAGCAGCAGGGTCAGCAGCTTGCCGCCGGTGGAGATACGGCGCGGGGCCACCTGCATCTTCAGGGCCACCATGCCCTGGAGGATGCGCTGCAGGGGCCAGAGCACGCTCAGCAGGAGACCGCCGGCACAAATCAGGATCATGCCTTTGACGCCCTGGACTTCCAGCAGCTGGACGAAGGCGTCCTTCCAGGGCATCTGCTGCCGGCTCATGGCGGTGCTGATCTCGTTGATGCGCTGCTGGGACTCCGCTCCGATCAGGGTCGAGCTGGCGGTGGCCATGCCGCCGATGAGCAGGAAGACCAGCAGGAGGAAGAGCCCGGCCGAGCCCATGATCCAGGAGGCGTGCTGGGCATCGTCCTCCAAGCCTTCCTTGCGGGCGCTGTTGCGGATCGTCAGGGCCAGCAGGGGGGCGATGATCCAGAGCAGGAAACTCAGGTTGGACAGGGGCGTGGCGAACATGGCCACAAGCAGCAGGAAGTACAATCCCCACAGCGGCAGGGGATTGCGGATGGCAGCAGACATGACGGATCCTTGCAAGGGGTTAGACGATCTGCCCGTCACGGACAGGGGTTCCTTCTTTCTGGATAGCATGATGCCTGCCGCCCTGCCAGCGGAAAAACACCGGCCCGCCGGACGTGGTGTTGACTGCGAGCCCCTCGTCTCAGGCCTGTCCCGCCGCATCCTCATGGGGGAAGATGCGGGCCAGCTCTTCCGGCGGGAAGGGGCCGCGGGCATGGCCGTCCTCAAAAAGCAGGAGTCGGGTCGCCAGACGGCGTGCCTGGGCGATCCCGTGCGAGACGAGGATGATGGCGTAACGTTCCGAAAGCTGCAGGAGCAGATCCTCGATGCGGCGGGTACTGGCCGGGTCGAGGGAGGCCGTGGGCTCGTCCAGCAGGAGGATCTGCGGCTCCAGGGCCAGCGTGCGGGCCAGACAGAGGCGTTGCTGCTGGCCGCCGGAAAGGGAGCCGGCAGGGTCGCCCAGCCTGTCATGGACTTCCGGCCACAGGCCCACGTCTTCCAGACTGCGCCGGGCCCGTGAGCGGGCCTCGTCCATATCCAGCCCGGCAGCCAGTTGCAGGGGCAGCAGCAGGTTTTGTCCGATACTGGCCGGCAGCACGTTGGGAGTCTGGAAGACCATGCCCACCTGACGGCGCAGACGGGAGAGGGCCTCCTCGCCCCGCAGGCGGCTGATGTCCCGCATCTCCCCGTCCAGTAAAAGTTCCACCTGCCCCTGCATGCGGCTGTCCTTGGTGCAGTCGTGCAGGCGGTTCAGGCAGCGCAGGAAACTGGTCTTTCCGGAACCGGAACGCCCCAGCAGGACGCTGATGCCGTGGCGCGGCAGTTCAAGATCCACATGGTGCAGGATGGCGCGGCCGTTGAGGTGCAGGCACAGATCATGGATGCGGACAAAAGGGGTCATTGCGGTCCTCCCGAAAACGTCAGGGGCGTCATGCCCGGCTGCCGTTCCCGGCGGAAACGTTCATGCAGCCACCAGGCCAGCAGGAGCAGGCCGCCGGAAAGGGCCAGCAGGGTCAGGGCGGCGCCGAAGCCCCGCTGCAGCTCTTCCGGTGTCTGGTATTGGGCAGCCGTGTAATAGATGAAAAAGGGCAGGGCTTCGAAACGCAGGCCCAGACCGGCGGGGAGCCCCGCGTTGGCCACTACGCCGGTAAGCAGGATGACGGCCGTATCTTCGGCGGAGCGGCCCAGGGCCAGCATGACGCCGCTCAGGATGCCGCGGCTGGCCTGCGGCAGCAACAGGTGCCGCACGACCTGGCCGTGGCGCAGGCCCAGGGCGGCCCCGCTCAGGCGCAGGGAGGCGGGCAGGCTCTCCAAGGCGGTGCGCGTGGTCACCACCAGCGCGGGCAGGACCAGCAGGGCCAGGCAGCCTCCGGCCAGCAACAGGCCGGAGCTGGCCCCGGCAAAGCCCAGACGATGCAGGAACAGGATGAGGGTGAAGCCGAAGATGCCCATGACGATGGACGGGACGCCGGACAGGATGTCCATCAGGCTGTTGAGCAGGCGCTGCATACGGGGCGGGGCGTATTCCGCCAGGTAGATGCCGCAGCCGATGCCGGGCACGAGGACCAGGACCATGGTGATGCCCAGCAGGCAGAGGGTCCCCAGACAGGCGGGCCAGATGCCGTCCCAGATGGGAAAGCGTCCCAGCAGGGCGGGCCAGAACGGCGCGTCACCCACCAGAAGCGCGGCATCAAGCACCGGCAGCCCCCGCCAGAGCAAAAAGCCCAGCAGCGCGAGGACACAGGCG contains these protein-coding regions:
- a CDS encoding phosphate ABC transporter ATP-binding protein codes for the protein MTPFVRIHDLCLHLNGRAILHHVDLELPRHGISVLLGRSGSGKTSFLRCLNRLHDCTKDSRMQGQVELLLDGEMRDISRLRGEEALSRLRRQVGMVFQTPNVLPASIGQNLLLPLQLAAGLDMDEARSRARRSLEDVGLWPEVHDRLGDPAGSLSGGQQQRLCLARTLALEPQILLLDEPTASLDPASTRRIEDLLLQLSERYAIILVSHGIAQARRLATRLLLFEDGHARGPFPPEELARIFPHEDAAGQA